One Cryptomeria japonica chromosome 9, Sugi_1.0, whole genome shotgun sequence genomic window carries:
- the LOC131858295 gene encoding uncharacterized protein LOC131858295, whose protein sequence is MYGQEAIVPVEFIVPSLWIAIENRLGDMESLRKRLYTLGKLDERRMMAQWATEAAQQRQKFWHDKHLRRMKFRPSQWVLKYNGRNEIKPGKFKVRWLGPYKVQEVEENGAIKLSTLDNQPIKETVNGSKLKMYHRRQQRNDPVRPKAGFSGTI, encoded by the coding sequence ATGTACGGTCAGGAGGCCATTGTACCGGTGGAATTCATTGTACCCAGCCTGTGGATAGCAATTGAGAACCGACTAGGAGACATGGAGAGTCTGCGGAAACGACTATACACGCTGGGTAAGCTGGATGAACGAAGAATGATGGCCCAATGGGCCACTGAAGCAGCTCAGCAACGAcaaaagttttggcatgataagCATCTTAGACGTATGAAATTTCGTCCAAGCCAATGGGTGTTGAAGTACAACGGCCGAAATGAGATAAAACCTGGGAAATTTAAAGTGAGATGGTTGGGTCCCTACAAAGTCCAAGAAGTAGAAGAGAATGGAGCAATCAAGTTGTCGACATTGGACAACCAACCAATCAAGGAGACAGTAAACGGGTCGAAATTAAAAATGTATCACCGCAGGCAGCAGCGGAATGACCCAGTTCGTCCGAAGGCGGGGTTTAGCGGGACAATTTGA